A genomic stretch from Mya arenaria isolate MELC-2E11 chromosome 10, ASM2691426v1 includes:
- the LOC128204787 gene encoding uncharacterized protein LOC128204787, whose amino-acid sequence MSDTQRPPVGDGVSDTQRPPVGDGVSDNQRPPVGDELSDTQRPPVGYEVRDTQRPPVGDGVSDTQRPLVGDRVSDTQRPPVGDGVSDTQRPPVGDGVSDTQRPPVGDGVSDTQRPPVGDGVSDTQRPPVGDGVSDTQRPPVGDGVSDTQRPPVGDGVSDTQRPPVGDGVSDTQRPPVRDEVSDTQRPPVGDEVSDTQRPPVGDEVRD is encoded by the coding sequence ATGAGCGACACTCAAAGGCCCCCAGTAGGAGATGGAGTGAGCGACACTCAAAGGCCCCCAGTAGGAGATGGAGTGAGCGACAATCAAAGGCCCCCAGTAGGAGATGAATTGAGCGACACTCAAAGGCCCCCAGTAGGATATGAAGTGAGAGACACTCAAAGGCCCCCAGTAGGAGATGGAGTGAGCGACACTCAAAGGCCCCTAGTAGGAGATAGAGTGAGTGACACTCAAAGGCCCCCAGTAGGAGATGGAGTGAGCGACACTCAAAGGCCCCCAGTAGGAGATGGAGTGAGCGACACTCAAAGGCCCCCAGTAGGAGATGGAGTGAGCGACACTCAAAGGCCCCCAGTAGGAGATGGAGTGAGCGACACTCAAAGGCCCCCAGTAGGAGATGGAGTGAGCGACACTCAAAGGCCCCCAGTAGGAGATGGAGTGAGCGACACTCAAAGGCCCCCAGTAGGAGATGGAGTGAGCGACACTCAAAGGCCCCCAGTAGGAGATGGAGTGAGCGACACTCAAAGGCCCCCAGTAAGAGATGAAGTGAGCGACACTCAAAGGCCCCCAGTAGGAGATGAAGTGAGCGATACTCAAAGGCCTCCAGTAGGAGATGAAGTAAGAGATTGA
- the LOC128205940 gene encoding platelet endothelial aggregation receptor 1-like isoform X1, with protein sequence MINLNFLLWVILSTVGSCTAVTVILDGKEVDCNGSRCACCKGGVARCGPLAKVNDGDDYCLDGCVDTIWGHRCKNSCHGNCYRCKHNVGIPCYECKNTFYDVRSNCSKSCSVGCNSCSDDGTCSQCTENIEGVKCETCIQGKYGTNCTNDCLHRNCRCTTDTYCDSCKDGFYGRTTYCQSPCSAGCQNGECNDDGTCTCRQNFLCSLCMDCITGYYGGDCNTRCSGLCSDGMCMKNGICNQCKPRYFGEQCKNMCSSGCSDGICSRNGTCACRLKFTGSLCDACEKGKYGANCEHECSVGCTTSSCGKDNGFCNCLPNFNGKSCLLCTDGFYGASCQLRCFDKCINNACSISDGKCTFGCRDGFTSDNCTAHCHTNCKTCAQNDPLICTSCFNDFSGTNCICPPNCNCASGSDICLSCINNYMHHDKQCKCHAQNYCIDKGCNECIDAKFYSYKNSCCECPNSCKDGLCSSGHRCQNGCEDLFYGSFCSLKCTDIDNKCFKCAQVDGSCLRCTDGYFPNVNGTCMKCLSSCKANACDPNNGSCSKGCKDGLWGIHCTETCNLLCKTCDRINGGCIDCVLPVLYGQNCDLSCSSSCISSKCNENGECLNGCSDGYTGVKCDTVKKTGDDVGLNVGMVVVGVVAGISATLLILVIIRRQSATNVIGGTRSAIEHGRSKTESKSTYEIFDDENGERSHNHEYEMPQTSTEGNGRHSRHYVNTEDYETVIN encoded by the exons TGACTGTCATTTTAGACGGGAAGGAGGTAGACTGCAATGGTTCACGATGTGCTTGTTGTAAAGGAGGAGTGGCACGATGTGGACCTCTGGCTAAGGTAAATGATGGTGATGATTATTGTTTGGATGGCTGCGTTGATACAATATGGGGCCACAGGTGTAAAAACAGTTGTCATGGAAACTGTTATAGATGTAAACATAATGTAGGTATACCATGTTACgaatgtaaaaatacattttatgatgTGAGGAGTAACTGTAGTAAGAGCTGTTCAGTCGGGTGTAATAGCTGTTCTGATGACGGAACTTGTAGTCAATGCACTGAAAATATTGAGGGCGTAAAATGCGAGACATGTATTCAAGGAAAATATGGAACTAATTGTACAAATGATTGCCTCCACCGGAATTGCCGATGTACGACTGATACTTATTGTGATTCATGTAAAGATGGATTCTATGGAAGAACAACATACTGTCAATCACCTTGTTCCGCAGGATGTCAGAATGGTGAATGCAATGACGATGGAACTTGTACATGTCGTCAGAACTTTCTTTGTTCCCTTTGCATGGATTGTATTACTGGTTATTATGGAGGAGACTGCAACACGAGATGCTCAGGTTTATGCAGTGACGGTATGTGTATGAAAAATGGAATATGTAATCAATGCAAGCCTCGTTATTTTGGAGAACAATGCAAAAACATGTGTTCTTCTGGATGCAGCGATGGAATTTGTAGCAGAAATGGGACATGTGCCTGTAGGCTAAAATTTACAGGCTCACTTTGTGATGCTTGCGAAAAAGGAAAATACGGTGCAAATTGTGAACATGAATGCTCTGTAGGCTGCACCACATCTTCATGTGGAAAAGATAATGGGTTCTGCAATTGTCTTCCTAATTTTAATGGCAAAAGTTGTTTGTTATGTACAGACGGATTCTATGGGGCATCTTGCCAACTCCGTTGCTTTGATAAATGCATCAACAATGCATGTTCAATATCAGATGGCAAATGTACTTTCGGATGTAGGGATGGGTTCACAAGCGACAACTGTACAGCGCATTGTCATACAAACTGCAAAACATGTGCACAAAATGATCCGTTAATATGTACTTCGtgtttcaatgattttagtGGGACAAACTGCATATGTCCTCCGAACTGCAATTGTGCATCGGGAAGTGACATTTGTTTGTCGTGTATAAACAACTACATGCATCATGATAAACAATGTAAATGTCACGCACAGAACTATTGCATTGACAAGGGATGTAATGAATGCATCGATGCGAAATTTTATTCTTATAAGAATAGTTGCTGCGAATGTCCAAATTCTTGTAAAGACGGACTTTGTTCGTCAGGACACAGGTGTCAAAATGGCTGTGAAGATTTATTCTACGGATCGTTTTGTTCATTGAAATGTACGGATATCGAcaacaaatgtttcaaatgtgCGCAAGTAGATGGGTCCTGCTTACGTTGCACAGACGGATATTTTCCAAATGTAAATGGAACGTGTATGAAATGCCTATCATCATGTAAGGCAAATGCGTGTGATCCAAACAATGGTAGTTGTAGTAAAGGCTGTAAAGATGGTTTATGGGGTATACATTGTACAGAAACGTGTAACCTTCTCTGCAAGACTTGTGATAGAATAAATGGTGGTTGTATTGATTGTGTACTCCCAGTCTTATATGGACAGAATTGTGATTTGTCCTGCAGTTCTTCTTGTATAAGCTCGAAATGTAACGAGAATGGAGAATGCTTGAACGGTTGCTCTGATGGTTACACAGGAGTAAAATGTGACACAG TTAAAAAGACTGGTGATGACGTTGGACTTAACGTGGGCATGGTTGTTGTCGGAGTTGTCGCAGGAATATCAGCTACTTTGCTGATTCTGGTTATAATAAGGAG ACAAAGTGCGACAAATGTTATCGGTGGAACACGTTCAGCGATTGAACATGGGCGTTCGAAAACAG aATCCAAAAGTACGTATGAGATTTTTGACGATGAAAATGGTGAACGTTCACATAACCATGAATACGAAATGCCACAAACGTCGACTGAAGGAAATGGGAGGCATTCTCGTCACTATGTTAACACGGAAGATTACGAGActgttattaattaa
- the LOC128205940 gene encoding protein draper-like isoform X2 — MDCITGYYGGDCNTRCSGLCSDGMCMKNGICNQCKPRYFGEQCKNMCSSGCSDGICSRNGTCACRLKFTGSLCDACEKGKYGANCEHECSVGCTTSSCGKDNGFCNCLPNFNGKSCLLCTDGFYGASCQLRCFDKCINNACSISDGKCTFGCRDGFTSDNCTAHCHTNCKTCAQNDPLICTSCFNDFSGTNCICPPNCNCASGSDICLSCINNYMHHDKQCKCHAQNYCIDKGCNECIDAKFYSYKNSCCECPNSCKDGLCSSGHRCQNGCEDLFYGSFCSLKCTDIDNKCFKCAQVDGSCLRCTDGYFPNVNGTCMKCLSSCKANACDPNNGSCSKGCKDGLWGIHCTETCNLLCKTCDRINGGCIDCVLPVLYGQNCDLSCSSSCISSKCNENGECLNGCSDGYTGVKCDTVKKTGDDVGLNVGMVVVGVVAGISATLLILVIIRRQSATNVIGGTRSAIEHGRSKTESKSTYEIFDDENGERSHNHEYEMPQTSTEGNGRHSRHYVNTEDYETVIN, encoded by the exons ATGGATTGTATTACTGGTTATTATGGAGGAGACTGCAACACGAGATGCTCAGGTTTATGCAGTGACGGTATGTGTATGAAAAATGGAATATGTAATCAATGCAAGCCTCGTTATTTTGGAGAACAATGCAAAAACATGTGTTCTTCTGGATGCAGCGATGGAATTTGTAGCAGAAATGGGACATGTGCCTGTAGGCTAAAATTTACAGGCTCACTTTGTGATGCTTGCGAAAAAGGAAAATACGGTGCAAATTGTGAACATGAATGCTCTGTAGGCTGCACCACATCTTCATGTGGAAAAGATAATGGGTTCTGCAATTGTCTTCCTAATTTTAATGGCAAAAGTTGTTTGTTATGTACAGACGGATTCTATGGGGCATCTTGCCAACTCCGTTGCTTTGATAAATGCATCAACAATGCATGTTCAATATCAGATGGCAAATGTACTTTCGGATGTAGGGATGGGTTCACAAGCGACAACTGTACAGCGCATTGTCATACAAACTGCAAAACATGTGCACAAAATGATCCGTTAATATGTACTTCGtgtttcaatgattttagtGGGACAAACTGCATATGTCCTCCGAACTGCAATTGTGCATCGGGAAGTGACATTTGTTTGTCGTGTATAAACAACTACATGCATCATGATAAACAATGTAAATGTCACGCACAGAACTATTGCATTGACAAGGGATGTAATGAATGCATCGATGCGAAATTTTATTCTTATAAGAATAGTTGCTGCGAATGTCCAAATTCTTGTAAAGACGGACTTTGTTCGTCAGGACACAGGTGTCAAAATGGCTGTGAAGATTTATTCTACGGATCGTTTTGTTCATTGAAATGTACGGATATCGAcaacaaatgtttcaaatgtgCGCAAGTAGATGGGTCCTGCTTACGTTGCACAGACGGATATTTTCCAAATGTAAATGGAACGTGTATGAAATGCCTATCATCATGTAAGGCAAATGCGTGTGATCCAAACAATGGTAGTTGTAGTAAAGGCTGTAAAGATGGTTTATGGGGTATACATTGTACAGAAACGTGTAACCTTCTCTGCAAGACTTGTGATAGAATAAATGGTGGTTGTATTGATTGTGTACTCCCAGTCTTATATGGACAGAATTGTGATTTGTCCTGCAGTTCTTCTTGTATAAGCTCGAAATGTAACGAGAATGGAGAATGCTTGAACGGTTGCTCTGATGGTTACACAGGAGTAAAATGTGACACAG TTAAAAAGACTGGTGATGACGTTGGACTTAACGTGGGCATGGTTGTTGTCGGAGTTGTCGCAGGAATATCAGCTACTTTGCTGATTCTGGTTATAATAAGGAG ACAAAGTGCGACAAATGTTATCGGTGGAACACGTTCAGCGATTGAACATGGGCGTTCGAAAACAG aATCCAAAAGTACGTATGAGATTTTTGACGATGAAAATGGTGAACGTTCACATAACCATGAATACGAAATGCCACAAACGTCGACTGAAGGAAATGGGAGGCATTCTCGTCACTATGTTAACACGGAAGATTACGAGActgttattaattaa